A genomic region of Devosia ginsengisoli contains the following coding sequences:
- the ctaD gene encoding cytochrome c oxidase subunit I has translation MTDKAAEEKRLARVWARPRGWGYFSDVNNSVVGLWYIAAAFAFMLFGGALALIIRLQLAVPDNGLVSAETYNQLFTLHGTVMMFLFAVPIFEAVAILILPAMLGARDLPFPRLSAFGFWCFLIGGVFVCGSIFFNAAPDAGWFMYPPLSTEQSGIGADIWLLGLSFIEVASIAAAVELIVGVLKCRAPGMHINLTPPYGWYVLVVGAMILFAFPPLIAGDFLFELERAFDWPFFDVTRGGDPLLWQHLFWIFGHPEVYIIFLPAIALLAMIIPTFAQRPIAGYSWIVLSAIGTGFLSFGLWVHHMFTTGLPSISLGFFSAASEAVAIPTGIQLFVFIATVMLGNVVRTVPMLFCLGALATFIVGGLTGVMIAVAPFDFQVHDTYFIVAHLHYTLIGGMLFPVMAGVRYYYPFATGKLLSRKLGIWSFWLSFIGFNVAFLPMHLTGLLGMPRRVFTYGAERGWDTLNMISTIGAFVLAAGFLLFVWDCVRPKRGQAYAPRNVWNAGTLEWVGKVPADDYGLRSIPQINSRYPLWDDKDLLATIDEGRGLLAHAREGRRETLVTSVLDAEPVQVLRVGTPTWLPMLAAIGLGGTFIFPVWKLWWLTLGSGLFFLAVLLYWLWTGTGEIPEKQSKDIGDGRRVPLYVAGPRSTGWWAMFITMTGDLTAFLAVLFGYFFFWTIHTDFPPVGVDGPGWQWPLMAGGLTLATWTVTLGARFANAAGQVVLSRILLGAGLLGAAASGLALMAGPWTTGLDPTSHAYPAIVWGLVVWVVLHLMAGIIMQAYCLARSVFNRLTPTHDADLWNVTLYWHFTGFCALLTALVIGGFPLLQ, from the coding sequence ATGACCGACAAGGCCGCCGAGGAGAAACGCCTGGCCCGGGTCTGGGCCCGCCCCCGGGGCTGGGGCTATTTTTCCGACGTGAACAATTCGGTGGTCGGCCTCTGGTATATCGCGGCGGCCTTTGCCTTCATGCTGTTCGGCGGCGCGCTGGCGCTGATCATCCGGTTGCAACTGGCGGTGCCTGACAATGGCCTGGTTTCCGCCGAAACCTACAACCAGCTTTTCACCCTGCATGGCACGGTGATGATGTTCCTGTTCGCCGTGCCGATCTTCGAGGCGGTGGCCATCCTCATCCTGCCGGCCATGCTGGGCGCGCGCGACCTGCCGTTTCCGCGGCTGTCGGCCTTTGGTTTCTGGTGCTTTCTCATCGGTGGCGTCTTCGTCTGCGGCTCGATCTTCTTCAATGCCGCGCCCGATGCCGGCTGGTTCATGTATCCGCCCCTGTCGACCGAGCAATCGGGCATCGGCGCCGATATCTGGCTGCTAGGGCTGAGCTTCATCGAGGTCGCCTCGATCGCCGCGGCGGTGGAACTGATCGTCGGCGTGCTCAAATGCCGGGCGCCGGGCATGCATATCAACCTCACCCCGCCCTATGGCTGGTATGTGCTGGTGGTGGGCGCGATGATCCTCTTCGCCTTCCCGCCACTGATCGCCGGCGACTTCCTGTTCGAGCTGGAACGGGCCTTCGACTGGCCGTTCTTCGACGTCACAAGAGGCGGCGATCCGCTGCTGTGGCAGCACCTGTTCTGGATTTTCGGGCACCCGGAAGTCTACATAATCTTCCTGCCAGCCATCGCCTTGCTGGCCATGATCATCCCCACCTTCGCCCAGCGCCCCATCGCCGGCTATTCGTGGATCGTGCTGTCGGCCATCGGCACCGGCTTCCTGAGCTTCGGGCTGTGGGTGCACCACATGTTCACCACCGGCCTGCCCTCGATTTCGCTGGGCTTCTTCTCGGCGGCATCGGAAGCGGTGGCCATCCCCACCGGCATCCAGCTCTTCGTCTTCATCGCCACGGTGATGCTGGGCAATGTGGTGCGCACCGTGCCCATGCTGTTCTGCCTGGGGGCGCTGGCCACCTTCATCGTGGGCGGACTGACCGGCGTGATGATCGCCGTGGCGCCGTTCGATTTCCAGGTGCACGACACCTATTTCATCGTCGCCCACCTGCATTACACGCTGATCGGCGGCATGCTGTTTCCGGTGATGGCGGGCGTCCGGTATTATTACCCGTTCGCCACCGGGAAGCTGCTGTCGCGCAAGCTGGGTATCTGGTCGTTCTGGCTGAGCTTCATCGGCTTCAACGTGGCCTTCCTGCCCATGCACCTGACCGGGCTGCTGGGCATGCCGCGCCGCGTCTTTACCTATGGCGCCGAGCGCGGTTGGGACACGCTCAACATGATTTCGACCATCGGCGCCTTCGTGCTGGCGGCCGGCTTCCTGCTCTTCGTGTGGGATTGCGTGCGGCCGAAGCGCGGACAGGCCTACGCCCCACGCAACGTGTGGAATGCCGGGACGCTGGAATGGGTCGGCAAGGTGCCGGCCGATGACTATGGCCTGCGCTCCATCCCGCAGATCAACAGCCGCTACCCGCTGTGGGACGACAAGGATCTGCTCGCCACCATCGATGAGGGCCGCGGCCTATTGGCCCATGCCCGGGAGGGCCGGCGCGAAACGCTGGTGACCTCGGTGCTCGATGCCGAGCCGGTGCAGGTATTGCGGGTGGGCACGCCGACCTGGCTGCCCATGCTGGCGGCGATCGGTCTGGGTGGCACCTTCATCTTCCCGGTGTGGAAGCTGTGGTGGCTGACGCTGGGCAGTGGCCTATTCTTCCTGGCCGTGCTGCTCTACTGGCTCTGGACCGGCACGGGCGAAATTCCCGAGAAGCAGAGCAAGGATATCGGCGACGGCAGGCGCGTGCCGCTTTATGTCGCCGGGCCGAGATCCACCGGCTGGTGGGCTATGTTCATCACCATGACGGGCGACCTCACGGCCTTCCTCGCCGTGTTGTTCGGCTATTTCTTCTTCTGGACCATCCATACCGACTTTCCGCCTGTCGGCGTCGATGGACCGGGCTGGCAATGGCCACTCATGGCCGGCGGGCTGACCCTTGCCACCTGGACCGTTACGCTGGGCGCGCGGTTCGCCAATGCGGCCGGACAGGTCGTGCTGTCGCGCATCCTGCTGGGCGCCGGACTGCTCGGCGCCGCGGCATCCGGGCTGGCGCTGATGGCGGGGCCATGGACGACAGGGCTCGATCCCACGTCGCATGCCTATCCAGCCATCGTCTGGGGGCTGGTGGTGTGGGTCGTGCTCCACCTCATGGCCGGCATCATCATGCAGGCCTACTGCCTGGCCCGCTCGGTCTTCAACCGGCTGACGCCGACGCATGACGCGGACCTGTGGAATGTCACGCTCTACTGGCACTTCACCGGATTCTGCGCGTTGCTCACCGCATTGGTCATCGGAGGCTTTCCGCTACTGCAATGA
- a CDS encoding cytochrome c oxidase assembly protein produces MIDRALTIAGIVVLLLAWAGPLPGMVAGSFAAHMTLHMVVVGIGVPLLAAGIGPLVAQRGWLGSQLALPIAVSVLDLVVVWGWHAPALHHASRSLPWALAIEQASFAIVSLLVWLVALGSTSQTRQSAALAGAMALFFTSMHMTLLGALIGLAPRSIYEHLHHAGGLPALVDQQLGGVIMLGIGGVIYLAGGLVLMARVLQRAPS; encoded by the coding sequence ATGATCGACCGGGCGCTGACCATTGCCGGTATTGTCGTGCTGCTGCTGGCCTGGGCCGGCCCGCTGCCCGGCATGGTGGCAGGCAGTTTCGCCGCGCATATGACACTGCACATGGTCGTGGTGGGGATCGGCGTGCCGCTGCTGGCCGCCGGTATCGGGCCGCTGGTCGCCCAAAGGGGCTGGCTTGGCTCGCAGCTTGCGCTGCCGATCGCCGTCAGCGTGCTCGATCTCGTGGTGGTCTGGGGCTGGCATGCCCCGGCCCTACATCACGCCTCACGCAGCCTGCCCTGGGCGCTGGCCATCGAGCAGGCCAGCTTCGCCATCGTCTCGCTGCTGGTCTGGCTGGTGGCGCTGGGCAGCACCAGCCAGACGCGGCAGAGCGCAGCGCTGGCAGGCGCCATGGCGCTGTTCTTCACTTCGATGCACATGACCTTGCTGGGCGCGTTGATCGGGCTGGCGCCGCGCTCCATCTACGAACATCTCCATCATGCCGGCGGGCTGCCGGCCCTGGTCGACCAGCAACTGGGCGGCGTCATCATGCTGGGCATCGGCGGGGTCATCTACCTGGCCGGCGGGCTGGTGCTGATGGCGCGCGTGCTGCAGCGGGCGCCCTCATGA
- a CDS encoding c-type cytochrome → MTKLRPFFIGGVLGALGLGLLPLSGLLSSSAEPSQPPVLDWYFNLAAQQSITLRSLGVDVPPLDRPGMAERGAGHYEMVCVTCHGSPVAPPEQFARNLSPQPPQLVQRMAQWHPEARIFATIKHGIRRTAMPGWPTQMRDDEVWDMVAFLLTLPELDADAYGRLTSGTADNHCARCHGENGEGAIPGIPRLDIQSPAYLEAALKAFRDGTRQSGTMMAAARVLTDAQIEELAQDYGRGTNVPAASETTAEAIVRHGLPDRDVPACDSCHDDNARLGYPRLAGQDADYLLNQLKLFKALGAERGGPNAHIMAQVVRGLDEAQMEALAEWYGR, encoded by the coding sequence ATGACCAAGCTCCGGCCATTCTTCATCGGCGGTGTTCTGGGGGCGTTGGGGCTCGGCTTACTGCCCCTCAGCGGCCTGCTGTCCAGTTCGGCCGAACCAAGCCAGCCGCCCGTGCTCGACTGGTATTTCAACCTCGCGGCGCAGCAATCGATCACCCTGCGCTCGCTGGGCGTCGACGTGCCGCCACTCGACAGGCCGGGCATGGCAGAACGTGGCGCTGGCCACTACGAAATGGTCTGCGTCACCTGCCACGGCAGTCCCGTCGCGCCACCGGAGCAATTTGCCCGCAATCTCAGCCCGCAACCGCCCCAGTTGGTGCAACGCATGGCGCAATGGCATCCCGAAGCGCGCATCTTCGCCACGATCAAACATGGCATCCGTCGCACCGCCATGCCGGGCTGGCCGACGCAGATGCGCGATGACGAAGTCTGGGACATGGTGGCCTTCCTGCTGACTTTGCCCGAACTGGACGCCGATGCCTATGGCCGACTGACCTCGGGCACCGCGGACAATCACTGCGCACGCTGCCATGGCGAAAATGGCGAAGGCGCCATTCCCGGCATACCGCGGCTCGATATCCAGAGCCCGGCCTATCTCGAAGCTGCCCTCAAGGCTTTCCGTGACGGCACGCGCCAGAGCGGCACGATGATGGCTGCCGCCCGTGTGCTGACCGACGCGCAGATAGAGGAACTGGCGCAGGACTATGGACGTGGCACGAACGTCCCGGCGGCAAGTGAAACTACGGCAGAAGCCATTGTCCGCCACGGCCTGCCCGACCGGGACGTGCCAGCCTGCGACTCCTGCCATGACGACAATGCGCGGCTCGGCTATCCGCGGCTGGCTGGCCAGGATGCGGACTACCTGCTGAACCAGCTCAAGCTGTTCAAGGCGCTCGGCGCCGAGCGCGGTGGGCCCAACGCCCATATCATGGCCCAAGTCGTGCGCGGTCTCGACGAAGCCCAGATGGAAGCGCTGGCGGAATGGTATGGCCGCTAA
- a CDS encoding PQQ-binding-like beta-propeller repeat protein, giving the protein MAQANRGFGYWAVVVLAAIMVIFGLPILLGGIWLIALGGSWYYALAGLGLLISAWFLFRHSMLGVWLYLVTFMGTLAWALWEVGFDGWAQVPRLVAPTVILVLVLATIPALYRDRGRMRGAVAAGVAGLAVLASIGLVFNLSDNNPVIAQEQEPEPQEPQPAVPAENPADAVLPDDAGDAPGGVAPTVDPGPGTVPEATDTTAAPPAADAAPAATLASPTGVVLRAAMPMPQTGADWPAYGGTQFGTRHSPLAQITPDNVATLERVWEFNTGVMPPDPKPETQRWSPENTPLKIGDDLFICTPTNVVIAVDARSGLEEWRYDPGISPDVLAIGACRGVAYFEDPEAAPDDLCARRIIAGTEDGRLLALDADMGQLCPEFGDGGQLSVEEGLGDTVPRWIGLTSAPTIIRGIAVVGYNVNDNEDEDAPSGVVRGYDAVTGELVWAWDLGNPDNRGAPAGGEVYTRGTPNMWTTAAADEELGLVYLPLGNSAVDYFGSNRSEAENDYATSLVAVDVTTGEDVWHFQTVHHDVWDYDLGSQPALVDFPAEGGSVPAVLISSKQGDIYVLNRETGEPLFVPEEREVPQGGVEPDYLSPVQPFSTYHSLAMDPLEERDMWGMTPLDQLWCRIQYRQASYEGMYTPPTTDWYIQYPGYNGGQDWGSMAVDEERGILIANYNDVPNRLRLVERTEAEEAGISTAIYEDGVGGDPQIGAPYAIEINVGWRSDFTKLMCKQPPYGGLRAIDLATGETLWDQPFGSARRNGPFNIPSMLPLTIGTPNNGGPIVTASGLIFVAATTDDMIRAYSIETGEELWSDELPAGGQATPIVYEVEGTQYLAMMAGGHTPMETRLGDAVIAWALADSPGAADAEQSGGE; this is encoded by the coding sequence ATGGCACAGGCAAACCGGGGATTCGGATATTGGGCAGTAGTGGTGCTGGCAGCTATCATGGTGATCTTCGGATTGCCGATATTGCTCGGCGGCATCTGGCTCATCGCTCTTGGCGGTTCCTGGTACTATGCGCTGGCGGGATTGGGACTTCTGATCTCCGCCTGGTTCCTGTTCCGCCATTCCATGCTGGGCGTCTGGCTCTATCTGGTGACCTTTATGGGCACATTGGCATGGGCCTTGTGGGAAGTGGGCTTCGACGGATGGGCGCAGGTGCCCCGGCTCGTGGCCCCTACGGTCATCCTGGTTCTCGTGCTGGCCACCATCCCCGCGCTCTATCGTGATCGCGGACGGATGCGTGGCGCGGTCGCGGCCGGCGTCGCGGGCCTCGCCGTGCTGGCCTCTATCGGACTGGTCTTCAACCTGTCCGATAACAACCCGGTCATCGCCCAGGAGCAGGAGCCAGAACCCCAGGAACCTCAACCGGCCGTACCGGCGGAAAATCCGGCCGATGCCGTGCTGCCCGACGATGCCGGCGATGCGCCCGGAGGCGTGGCCCCCACGGTCGATCCAGGCCCCGGCACGGTGCCCGAGGCAACCGATACGACGGCGGCGCCACCAGCCGCAGACGCCGCTCCCGCGGCCACCCTGGCCAGCCCCACCGGCGTGGTGCTGCGCGCCGCCATGCCGATGCCCCAGACCGGGGCGGACTGGCCGGCCTATGGCGGCACGCAATTTGGGACACGCCATTCTCCGCTGGCGCAGATCACGCCTGATAATGTCGCCACACTGGAGCGCGTCTGGGAATTCAATACCGGCGTCATGCCGCCCGATCCCAAGCCGGAAACCCAGCGTTGGTCGCCGGAAAATACGCCGCTCAAGATTGGAGATGATCTTTTCATTTGTACGCCGACCAACGTGGTTATCGCCGTCGATGCCCGCAGCGGACTTGAGGAGTGGCGCTACGATCCGGGCATTTCTCCCGATGTCCTGGCCATCGGTGCCTGCCGCGGCGTCGCCTATTTCGAAGACCCCGAGGCCGCCCCCGACGACCTCTGCGCTCGCCGCATCATTGCGGGCACCGAGGATGGCCGCCTCCTAGCGCTCGACGCCGATATGGGCCAGCTATGCCCGGAATTCGGCGATGGCGGCCAGCTCTCGGTGGAGGAGGGGCTAGGCGACACCGTTCCGCGCTGGATCGGCCTGACCTCGGCACCCACCATCATCCGCGGCATTGCCGTGGTCGGCTATAATGTCAACGACAACGAAGATGAGGACGCCCCTTCCGGCGTGGTCCGGGGTTATGACGCGGTCACGGGCGAACTCGTATGGGCGTGGGACCTGGGCAATCCGGACAACCGTGGTGCCCCAGCCGGAGGCGAGGTCTACACCCGCGGGACGCCTAATATGTGGACGACAGCCGCTGCCGATGAGGAACTCGGCCTGGTCTACCTGCCGCTCGGCAATTCTGCGGTAGACTATTTCGGCTCCAACCGCAGCGAGGCCGAGAACGACTACGCCACCTCCCTCGTCGCGGTGGACGTGACGACGGGTGAGGATGTGTGGCATTTCCAGACCGTCCATCACGACGTCTGGGACTATGACTTGGGCAGCCAGCCTGCGCTGGTGGATTTCCCGGCCGAAGGCGGCTCGGTGCCGGCTGTTCTGATTTCCAGCAAGCAGGGCGATATCTACGTGCTCAATCGTGAGACCGGCGAGCCGCTATTTGTCCCCGAGGAGCGCGAGGTGCCACAGGGCGGCGTCGAGCCTGACTATCTCTCGCCCGTGCAGCCCTTCTCGACCTACCATTCCCTGGCCATGGACCCGCTGGAGGAGCGGGACATGTGGGGCATGACTCCGCTGGACCAACTCTGGTGCCGCATCCAGTATCGCCAGGCGAGCTACGAGGGCATGTACACGCCCCCGACGACGGACTGGTATATCCAATATCCAGGCTACAATGGCGGGCAGGACTGGGGTTCGATGGCGGTCGACGAGGAACGCGGTATCCTAATCGCCAACTATAACGACGTGCCCAACCGGCTTCGCCTGGTCGAGCGCACGGAGGCCGAAGAGGCCGGGATCAGCACAGCCATCTACGAGGATGGTGTCGGCGGCGATCCGCAGATCGGCGCGCCCTATGCCATCGAGATCAATGTCGGCTGGCGCTCGGATTTCACCAAGCTGATGTGCAAGCAGCCGCCTTATGGTGGGCTTCGCGCCATCGACCTGGCGACCGGCGAGACGCTGTGGGACCAGCCCTTCGGCTCGGCGCGCCGGAATGGGCCGTTCAACATTCCGTCCATGCTGCCGCTCACCATCGGCACGCCGAACAATGGCGGCCCGATTGTCACCGCCAGCGGCCTCATCTTCGTCGCGGCCACCACCGACGACATGATCCGGGCCTACAGCATCGAGACCGGCGAAGAGTTGTGGAGCGACGAACTGCCGGCCGGCGGCCAGGCAACGCCGATCGTCTACGAGGTGGAGGGAACACAGTATCTGGCGATGATGGCCGGCGGGCATACGCCCATGGAAACCAGGCTGGGTGACGCGGTCATCGCCTGGGCCCTCGCCGACTCGCCAGGTGCCGCAGACGCGGAGCAATCGGGCGGCGAGTAG
- a CDS encoding Ku protein, translating to MPASRPIWKGQLRLSLVSIAVELYTATKANAKPSFRQIHEPSGKPIHYEKVVDGIGPVDKDEIMKGFEYQKDDYVLLTDKEIDAVKLETRKTLELTQFVCSDEIDPLYFDKPYYLVPSDDLAEDAFIVIRDALRKSGKIGLGQLALRGKEYLVAVKPAGKGLLLETLHYEDELRKADPYFSDIPGKKADADLLEVATALIDKKTDKFDAKVFKDHYQAALRELIARKLKSKGRKITTQDEPREEKAGKSNVIDLMSALKTSLEGGKKPAKVKTTRKKAS from the coding sequence ATGCCCGCATCCCGCCCCATCTGGAAAGGCCAGTTGCGCCTGTCGCTCGTATCGATCGCCGTCGAGCTTTACACGGCCACAAAGGCCAATGCGAAACCGAGCTTCCGCCAGATCCACGAGCCTTCCGGCAAGCCCATCCACTACGAAAAGGTCGTGGATGGCATCGGTCCGGTCGACAAGGACGAGATCATGAAGGGCTTCGAATACCAGAAGGACGACTATGTCCTGCTGACCGACAAGGAGATCGACGCGGTCAAGCTCGAAACCCGCAAGACACTGGAACTGACCCAGTTCGTGTGCAGCGACGAGATTGACCCGCTCTATTTCGACAAGCCCTATTACCTGGTCCCCTCCGATGATTTGGCTGAGGACGCCTTCATCGTCATCCGCGACGCCTTGCGCAAATCGGGCAAGATCGGGCTCGGCCAATTGGCCCTGCGTGGCAAGGAATATCTCGTTGCGGTCAAGCCGGCCGGCAAGGGCCTGCTGCTCGAAACGCTTCACTATGAAGACGAATTGCGCAAGGCCGACCCCTACTTCTCCGACATTCCCGGCAAAAAGGCGGATGCCGACCTGCTCGAAGTCGCCACCGCGCTGATCGACAAGAAGACGGACAAGTTCGACGCCAAGGTATTCAAGGATCATTACCAGGCCGCCCTGCGCGAACTGATCGCCCGCAAGCTCAAGAGCAAGGGCCGCAAGATCACCACCCAAGACGAGCCGCGCGAGGAAAAGGCCGGCAAATCCAATGTGATCGACCTGATGTCGGCGCTGAAAACGAGCCTTGAAGGTGGCAAGAAGCCGGCAAAGGTGAAGACCACGCGCAAGAAGGCGAGCTGA
- the ligD gene encoding DNA ligase D, translated as MASKADTLLRDYKAKRDFTKTQEPSGAGKGKSGGKAYRFVVQKHDATRLHYDFRIELDGVLKSWAVTKGPSDNPEDKRLAVRVEDHPLAYGSFEGTIPEGQYGGGAVMLWDEGTWEPLGDPHDGLDDGDLKMRLHGQRMKGEWVLVHMKGRDSKRKSGPRRENWLLIKHHDDYARDHEALTERFTRSVSSGRDLDGIARGLKPKKQTATPAEAVWNSDQAQDKPTTGKRQAKAARLPDFRPPQLATLVSDVPEGPDWLFEMKYDGYRCLAAISGEAVRLYTRTGQDWTDKFKVIVPPLTRITKGSALIDGELCAFDENGRTDFSTLKDHLSNGGSLTYFAFDLIEQDGENLAKLPLTERKARLEKLLGKIEASSLVQFSPHVAGNGQRVFDTVCREGHEGIIAKQATAPYRSERTRSWLKVKCGKRQEFVIAGWSPSTRKKTFASLLVGTWEDDKLIYRGRVGTGFSMDDAQALQRQLDSRARKTDPFVNVPRPIAKSAHWVTPELVAEIGYTEFTPDGIMRHPSFLALREDKPAGDVALDKPDRSKSPAPSLDRAAGLAAAEAAGIKLTSPDRVVYPGQGVTKADLVAYYAAVAERMLPYIENRPLSLLRCPQGRSKYCFFQKHDTGGFPDAMKSLMIAEKDGQKESYFYITDLAGLIAGTQMNVLEWHLWGSRTKDVEKPERIIFDIDPDEGLGFEQVRAAAIDIRAELDAWGLESYPLVSGGKGIHVIAPLRPTTEWPEVKSFCKTFAQRLADKFPDRFTANSRKASRKGKLFIDYLRNERGATAIAPWSTRSREGAPVAVPVGWDELETIKAANQFGLADAIARAKRPDPWKGYFTTSQSITKAMVSSVAG; from the coding sequence ATGGCCAGCAAAGCCGATACCCTGCTGAGGGATTACAAGGCCAAGCGCGACTTCACGAAAACGCAGGAACCTTCCGGTGCCGGCAAGGGGAAGTCCGGCGGCAAAGCCTACCGTTTCGTGGTCCAAAAACACGACGCGACCCGCCTGCACTACGATTTCCGCATCGAACTCGATGGCGTGCTCAAGAGCTGGGCCGTGACCAAGGGGCCGTCCGACAATCCGGAAGACAAGCGCCTCGCCGTGCGGGTGGAAGACCACCCCCTCGCCTATGGCAGTTTCGAAGGCACCATTCCCGAAGGCCAGTATGGCGGCGGTGCGGTAATGCTATGGGACGAAGGCACCTGGGAGCCGCTGGGCGATCCACATGACGGGCTGGACGATGGCGACCTCAAGATGCGACTGCATGGCCAGCGAATGAAGGGCGAATGGGTGCTGGTCCACATGAAGGGCCGCGACAGCAAGCGCAAATCCGGCCCACGCCGTGAGAACTGGCTGCTCATCAAGCATCACGACGACTATGCCAGGGATCATGAAGCGCTGACCGAGCGCTTCACCCGCTCCGTTTCCTCCGGCCGTGACCTCGATGGCATCGCCCGTGGCCTCAAGCCGAAAAAGCAGACCGCGACACCCGCCGAGGCCGTCTGGAATTCCGACCAAGCACAAGACAAGCCAACCACGGGCAAGCGCCAGGCAAAGGCCGCTCGCCTGCCCGATTTCCGCCCGCCACAACTGGCGACGCTTGTCAGCGACGTGCCCGAGGGGCCGGACTGGCTGTTCGAGATGAAATATGACGGTTACCGCTGCCTCGCCGCCATTTCAGGGGAAGCCGTGCGGCTCTACACCCGCACCGGGCAGGACTGGACGGACAAATTCAAGGTGATCGTTCCGCCGCTGACCCGTATCACCAAGGGCTCGGCCCTGATCGACGGCGAACTCTGCGCCTTCGATGAGAATGGCCGTACCGACTTCTCCACCCTCAAGGACCATCTCTCCAATGGTGGATCGCTGACCTATTTCGCCTTCGACCTGATCGAGCAGGATGGCGAGAACCTCGCAAAACTGCCGCTCACCGAGCGCAAGGCGCGGCTCGAAAAGCTGCTTGGCAAGATCGAAGCCTCCTCGCTGGTGCAATTCTCCCCGCATGTGGCCGGCAACGGCCAGCGCGTCTTCGACACCGTCTGCCGCGAGGGCCATGAGGGCATTATCGCCAAGCAGGCGACAGCGCCCTATCGCAGTGAGCGCACGCGCAGCTGGCTCAAGGTCAAATGCGGCAAGCGGCAGGAATTCGTCATCGCCGGCTGGTCGCCCTCCACAAGGAAAAAGACCTTCGCTTCGCTACTGGTCGGCACCTGGGAAGATGACAAGCTGATCTATCGCGGCCGCGTCGGCACGGGCTTTTCCATGGATGACGCCCAGGCCCTGCAACGCCAGCTCGACAGCCGCGCACGGAAGACCGATCCCTTCGTCAATGTTCCGAGACCCATCGCGAAATCGGCCCATTGGGTTACCCCCGAACTGGTGGCCGAAATCGGCTACACCGAATTCACCCCCGACGGCATAATGCGTCACCCCTCTTTCCTCGCACTACGCGAGGACAAGCCGGCGGGAGATGTCGCCTTGGACAAGCCCGACCGGTCCAAAAGCCCTGCTCCTTCGCTCGATCGCGCGGCCGGCCTGGCTGCCGCCGAGGCAGCCGGCATCAAGCTCACCAGTCCCGATCGTGTGGTCTATCCCGGCCAGGGCGTCACCAAGGCCGATCTCGTCGCCTACTACGCTGCCGTGGCCGAGCGCATGCTGCCCTATATCGAGAACCGTCCGCTGAGCCTGCTGCGCTGCCCGCAGGGCCGCTCGAAATACTGCTTCTTCCAGAAACACGATACCGGCGGCTTTCCCGATGCCATGAAGTCCCTGATGATCGCCGAGAAGGATGGCCAGAAGGAAAGCTATTTCTACATCACCGACCTCGCCGGCCTCATCGCCGGCACGCAGATGAATGTACTTGAATGGCACCTCTGGGGTTCACGCACCAAGGATGTTGAAAAACCCGAGCGCATCATCTTCGATATCGATCCCGATGAGGGGCTAGGCTTCGAACAGGTGCGCGCCGCCGCCATCGATATCCGCGCCGAGCTGGACGCCTGGGGGCTGGAAAGCTATCCGCTGGTCAGCGGCGGCAAGGGTATCCACGTTATCGCGCCACTGCGCCCGACCACCGAATGGCCTGAGGTCAAGAGCTTCTGCAAGACCTTCGCGCAACGTCTTGCCGACAAATTCCCCGACCGCTTCACCGCCAATTCGCGCAAGGCCAGCCGCAAGGGCAAGCTCTTTATCGACTATCTGCGCAATGAGCGCGGCGCGACCGCCATAGCGCCCTGGTCGACCCGCTCGCGCGAGGGCGCTCCGGTTGCCGTGCCGGTCGGTTGGGACGAATTGGAGACGATCAAGGCCGCCAACCAATTCGGCCTGGCCGATGCGATCGCGCGGGCGAAGCGGCCCGATCCCTGGAAGGGCTATTTCACCACCAGCCAGTCGATCACCAAGGCGATGGTCAGTTCCGTGGCCGGTTAG